One Vallitalea pronyensis genomic region harbors:
- a CDS encoding cellulase family glycosylhydrolase: MYQTKVTVQGTQFLINGSLIYSEDQRTPEKYRGLLMNARFIQGIFDDKEDVSRFNRFGRMFDPSQNTTNLIEALPSWYEKGLRAFTVGLQGGGPCFTTDNATIKNNPFSEDGLTIDEAYLKRLHQLILAADAIGMVVIVSVFYPGQVRAMKNAASIVNALKTVCYVLKEKAYTNVMIEVCNEFNLVKEHAIIGEAEGMSTLIHIAKEASGGMLVGSSGTGGVVNQEVCEASDVVLIHGNGLSRQGFYRLIKQTKGYAPNKPIVCNEDSQAIGNMIVAMKEGVSWGYYNNMTKQEPPADWSITRGEDEFFAERLAAELGLVHKEEHNKFYLQGLEQDSIWHDQRWLRVASLYPETIDYVEFYNNGDYVDTCYVEPFSMHYKWNWMQGAVQVKHTDQWSAKVYLANGEEKILG; the protein is encoded by the coding sequence ATGTATCAAACAAAAGTAACTGTTCAGGGGACCCAATTTTTAATTAATGGTTCATTGATCTATTCAGAGGACCAGAGGACGCCAGAGAAATACCGTGGGCTTTTAATGAATGCTCGATTTATTCAAGGTATATTTGATGATAAGGAAGACGTTAGCCGTTTTAACCGTTTTGGTAGGATGTTCGACCCTAGCCAAAATACAACCAATCTCATAGAAGCTTTACCAAGCTGGTATGAAAAAGGTTTACGAGCTTTTACAGTAGGCTTACAAGGTGGAGGACCATGTTTTACAACGGACAATGCCACAATCAAAAATAATCCTTTTTCAGAAGATGGCTTGACCATTGATGAAGCCTATCTAAAACGGCTTCATCAATTAATTCTTGCTGCTGATGCAATAGGTATGGTTGTTATCGTCAGTGTTTTCTATCCTGGGCAGGTAAGAGCAATGAAGAATGCGGCAAGTATCGTGAATGCATTAAAAACGGTGTGCTATGTCCTAAAAGAAAAAGCATATACCAACGTTATGATTGAAGTATGTAATGAATTTAACTTAGTAAAAGAACATGCTATTATTGGTGAAGCAGAAGGTATGTCCACGTTAATTCATATAGCAAAAGAAGCATCAGGCGGTATGCTTGTGGGGTCAAGCGGTACTGGTGGTGTGGTGAATCAAGAAGTATGTGAAGCCAGTGATGTGGTTCTTATTCATGGAAACGGCTTATCCAGACAAGGGTTTTATAGACTGATCAAACAGACAAAAGGATATGCACCTAACAAACCCATTGTATGCAATGAAGATTCCCAAGCCATTGGTAATATGATTGTAGCCATGAAAGAAGGGGTTTCTTGGGGATACTATAATAACATGACCAAACAAGAGCCTCCAGCAGATTGGTCCATCACCAGAGGAGAAGATGAGTTTTTCGCTGAACGTTTAGCGGCTGAGCTAGGGTTAGTACATAAAGAAGAGCATAATAAGTTCTATTTGCAAGGATTAGAGCAGGATAGCATCTGGCACGACCAGCGATGGTTAAGGGTAGCAAGTCTCTATCCAGAAACCATTGATTATGTAGAGTTTTACAATAATGGCGATTATGTGGATACATGTTATGTGGAACCCTTCTCCATGCATTACAAATGGAATTGGATGCAAGGAGCTGTTCAGGTTAAGCACACCGATCAATGGTCTGCAAAAGTTTATTTAGCAAATGGTGAGGAAAAAATACTAGGTTAG
- a CDS encoding NUDIX hydrolase yields the protein MEVKVLEIGQVEDSAIKFAVIGARMDGQWLFVKHRERDTWEFPGGHREIGEQLDYTAKRELYEETGAEKFTIKSVCDYSVTSGHETSYGRLYMAEVNVLGDLPEMEIGEVTLSHQLPEQLTYPAILPHLHERLLQEIS from the coding sequence ATGGAAGTAAAAGTTTTAGAAATAGGACAAGTAGAAGATTCAGCTATCAAGTTTGCTGTTATAGGGGCTAGAATGGATGGGCAATGGCTTTTTGTTAAACACAGAGAAAGGGATACTTGGGAGTTTCCAGGTGGACATCGTGAAATAGGCGAACAGCTTGATTATACAGCTAAACGCGAGTTATATGAAGAGACAGGGGCAGAAAAGTTCACCATTAAATCTGTATGTGACTATAGTGTGACATCTGGTCATGAAACAAGCTATGGTCGATTATATATGGCAGAGGTCAACGTATTAGGTGACTTACCTGAAATGGAAATTGGTGAGGTAACTTTAAGTCATCAACTACCAGAGCAGCTTACATATCCAGCTATTTTACCTCATCTTCATGAGCGGTTATTGCAGGAGATTTCTTAG
- a CDS encoding FadR/GntR family transcriptional regulator — MFKEIKKESVVDTIVKQMSDAIISGQLKPGDKIPTENELMTTLGVGRNSVREAVKMLSAIGVLEIRRGDGTYIKDKVDISKVDILFYSIILEKSSKEQVLEARQSIEELILQLIVNKVSQEEIEMLSTMQQDLSKALSDHNHTLAANLDLKFHCALADLTKNPIISRMAKSIMELFHFSIKKTIESQHVLDFIHNNHHDNMIDILKTKDTTRIKDVIKDSLHVWKNNI, encoded by the coding sequence ATGTTTAAGGAAATTAAAAAAGAATCCGTGGTGGATACCATCGTCAAACAAATGTCAGATGCCATCATATCTGGCCAGTTAAAGCCAGGTGATAAAATACCTACAGAAAATGAGCTGATGACAACCCTAGGTGTGGGTAGAAACTCAGTAAGAGAAGCGGTCAAGATGTTATCGGCCATTGGTGTTCTTGAGATTAGAAGAGGTGATGGCACCTACATTAAGGACAAAGTGGATATTTCAAAAGTGGATATTCTCTTTTACAGTATCATTCTGGAAAAAAGTTCAAAGGAACAAGTATTAGAGGCGAGACAGTCCATCGAAGAATTAATTCTTCAATTGATTGTTAATAAAGTCAGTCAAGAAGAAATTGAAATGCTATCAACCATGCAACAGGATTTGTCAAAAGCATTAAGCGACCATAATCATACGTTGGCGGCTAATCTAGATCTAAAGTTTCACTGTGCATTAGCCGATTTAACAAAAAATCCGATTATCTCGCGCATGGCAAAAAGTATTATGGAGCTGTTTCACTTCTCCATTAAGAAAACAATTGAGTCACAACACGTGTTGGATTTTATACACAATAACCACCATGACAATATGATTGATATTCTAAAAACAAAAGATACAACACGTATAAAAGACGTTATTAAGGATAGTCTCCATGTGTGGAAAAATAACATATAA
- a CDS encoding AEC family transporter: MTHILFVFINILLPIFLQIGIGYALNKKFNIHTGTLAKIQFYVFIPALLFTKIYETALDSTLFLRIVGVNVLLFGVIYVLSLVLSRVNRYNKKTKSAFINSICFYNSGNYCIPLVQLLYNTPYAFSIQIIVMLTQNVLTNTFGIFNSSVGNKSVKQALLDTLKIPMIYAVGLAVLFRGLSLEVYSPAWSALSILGQGLVPTALITLGAQLANTKMRFKIPKVYLSNIMRLLISPVIAYFILVLLGIEGVAAQVIMICAAAPTAVNTVLLAIEFDNEPDYASQTVFSSTVFSAVTVSLVIYAAQLLFKT; this comes from the coding sequence ATGACACATATACTATTTGTTTTTATCAACATACTCTTACCTATTTTTCTGCAAATAGGTATAGGCTATGCCTTGAATAAGAAGTTCAACATACATACAGGTACTTTAGCCAAAATCCAATTTTATGTTTTTATACCTGCTTTACTGTTTACCAAAATATATGAAACAGCACTGGATTCTACTTTGTTTTTACGTATTGTAGGTGTGAATGTATTGCTGTTTGGCGTGATTTATGTGCTGTCACTGGTGCTGTCAAGGGTTAATCGGTATAACAAAAAAACAAAATCGGCTTTCATTAACTCCATTTGTTTTTATAACAGCGGTAACTATTGTATTCCATTAGTTCAGTTATTGTACAATACACCCTATGCTTTTTCTATCCAGATTATCGTGATGCTAACCCAAAATGTATTGACCAACACCTTTGGAATTTTTAACTCAAGTGTTGGTAATAAAAGTGTGAAACAAGCATTACTTGATACATTGAAGATTCCCATGATCTATGCAGTTGGTTTAGCTGTATTGTTTCGGGGACTAAGCTTGGAAGTCTATTCACCTGCATGGAGCGCACTAAGTATCCTAGGGCAAGGTCTTGTACCCACGGCATTGATTACATTAGGTGCTCAATTGGCTAATACAAAAATGCGTTTTAAAATACCTAAGGTCTATCTATCCAATATCATGCGTTTATTAATAAGCCCGGTTATTGCTTATTTTATCCTTGTGTTATTAGGTATTGAGGGAGTAGCTGCCCAAGTCATTATGATATGTGCTGCTGCGCCTACCGCAGTGAATACAGTGTTATTAGCCATCGAATTTGACAATGAGCCAGATTATGCTTCTCAAACTGTTTTTTCTTCAACTGTTTTTAGCGCTGTCACGGTATCGTTGGTGATATATGCTGCACAATTACTATTTAAAACCTAA
- a CDS encoding Ig-like domain-containing alpha-2-macroglobulin family protein, translating into MKLLERLTKMTKQQKIIGGAIGSILLVTIIVISIMVGSGNQNQPVDAEIGITHDGENRPEDTIKDDHHVYKDMVMEVESMVNTEYGMVTKPTFKITSNVPMKESAIKKQLRLSPSKDYSLEKVNDKAYIVSVKEAYNHNEIVKLTYENGEETKGWAFQTEKAFMVASTHPADQGEYVPIDSGIECFFTKDLDGKKIDDYFIIQPAVTGNFQYHENKVIFVPDIHLEKDIDYTITIKKGYSNGVETLEQDYVFSFHTNRYASKSPTINLRGSVGNMTFFHPDTPQVLACYFGDAKGEVVDITVYKFGDEQAFIKGYEQHDTMSMQEYVNTMKTEKHSYQIEVKHHDHNHYLELQQMEKGYYFLTVKYENSMDRMFIQVSPFNGYTAVDKDKFLVWMVDSTHSSPVMDAKVIVNGEHLGKTNKDGLAIIHKSLNQEATSWITLQANNEPPLYLPTDVSKHEPNYRSLYWSYLYFDRGLYLPTDDIQIFGFAQRRDGKAIEQVKIQIENNDGRLIEEKEVTLSDIGTYQTEFHLDNYLKSYVYVIVLMDNQEIKRQYLRIADFKKPVIRLSTHLDKDYIMMGDTVKYTADATFYEGTPAAHADIQLRGRGFFKTNESHETCDAKGHKELILTPSLTTSDWRPSYARISTQYAGLEQVYVEDYTGLIVFPRDIMVEGEVKKKSDESMAIHVAIHQINLDGFQGKTYQYEDYRGDKISGQPVSIDIVETYYEKIYQGKGYDYISKVSYDVYDYKWHENTVKTITGTTDDDGHLTVSYDKVLPERGYKILLNTQDSKGRNIQEKMYYSKASNHYQDYHMRGYTCHLDQIRYKKNQPMQMDIRQGFVPITEEREHDQVLYFICQDGIMDYGITDKTTTTIPYHSKYVPNAELHAIYFDGNSLHQAGHTIIQYDYEDEALAIQIETDKQNYKPGDQANVTVKVTDKDQKPVQGDVNVNIVDEAFLALYEDTSDVLYNLYSSVYRSGLLGEYLGAYNNTYGDGGPERGGEGEADFIRSDFKNTADFITITTNAKGIGEASFTIPDNLTSWRITCTAMDKQLRAGKEKYNITTTLPFFVSSIINNHYLKGDVIEATVKTAGAHVTQENEVTFTAIVKNEKGESNKVVTTGKGYQYVNLPIGELPVGQYTITIIGESGAYKDGESYEVDVVESFHYFDMTLEEDLTKDMQIVSNGQDVQLRFFNEDVYKHYSGLMSIYNRGSNHRNDMKVIAHAAGETLNKLYSCDLTLAKEPDDIMRHSGLYGGFDYGEASAVTTAELVSIGYVENKERQIKGLMKAAMNEKATTEENAAALWGLTLLGEPILFDVIEMYELYQDKPITLESLYLMHALLDIGEMEKGRNIYDKAKKQLKKQGDVLYMDGEKYKVKFTAMMMIGALKLDHMEDAEAMYLYLKGTQDVFYPTLAERLYYLQHTIPKSTTVAFTYVIAGEEETITMDYHDYYELNLTPEDASLIKFFDIQGKIKVEKSFTGQVKDIDKTDRYSITRWYTKETSGEEIQQGEIMTVHIKVEVHDPYLKYFNIEDMLPAGFTYLGHSTIKPYGYVWIEDEVHRTHIHVYSHSGDTEDTGLSSFEITYKAKAILAGEYTAEPVVIRDNDYNEASYSEPNRVKVY; encoded by the coding sequence ATGAAATTATTAGAACGATTGACGAAGATGACAAAGCAACAAAAAATAATAGGGGGTGCCATAGGCAGTATTCTCTTGGTGACTATTATTGTGATAAGTATCATGGTAGGGTCAGGTAATCAAAACCAGCCCGTTGATGCAGAAATAGGCATAACCCATGATGGGGAAAATAGACCAGAAGACACCATAAAGGATGACCATCATGTCTATAAGGATATGGTCATGGAAGTAGAATCCATGGTCAATACGGAGTATGGTATGGTAACAAAACCTACATTCAAGATTACGTCCAATGTGCCCATGAAGGAAAGCGCAATTAAAAAACAGCTTCGATTAAGTCCAAGCAAGGATTACAGCTTAGAAAAGGTTAATGATAAAGCTTACATTGTATCTGTTAAGGAAGCTTACAACCATAATGAAATTGTTAAATTAACCTATGAAAATGGGGAAGAGACCAAAGGATGGGCCTTCCAAACAGAAAAAGCTTTTATGGTTGCCTCAACACATCCAGCAGATCAAGGTGAGTATGTCCCAATCGATAGCGGTATAGAATGTTTTTTTACAAAGGACCTTGATGGAAAGAAAATAGATGACTATTTTATTATACAGCCAGCAGTAACAGGGAACTTTCAATACCATGAAAATAAGGTTATCTTTGTACCAGATATACACCTGGAAAAGGATATAGACTATACCATCACCATTAAAAAAGGGTATAGTAACGGCGTAGAAACCCTTGAACAAGATTACGTCTTTTCTTTTCACACCAACCGTTATGCGTCAAAAAGTCCAACCATTAATCTTCGAGGGTCTGTTGGTAACATGACGTTTTTTCATCCTGATACGCCACAAGTATTAGCGTGTTACTTTGGTGATGCTAAAGGTGAAGTGGTGGATATAACAGTCTATAAGTTTGGTGATGAACAAGCATTTATTAAAGGCTATGAGCAACATGATACCATGTCCATGCAAGAGTACGTCAACACCATGAAAACGGAAAAACACAGCTATCAAATAGAAGTGAAGCATCATGATCACAACCATTACTTAGAATTACAGCAGATGGAAAAAGGCTATTACTTTTTAACCGTAAAATATGAAAATTCCATGGACCGTATGTTCATTCAAGTATCACCTTTCAATGGGTATACAGCGGTGGATAAAGATAAATTCCTTGTTTGGATGGTTGACAGTACCCATAGTAGTCCGGTGATGGATGCAAAAGTTATCGTTAATGGGGAACATCTGGGGAAAACCAATAAGGATGGTCTTGCCATCATCCATAAGAGTCTTAATCAAGAAGCCACATCTTGGATTACATTGCAAGCCAATAATGAACCACCATTATACTTGCCAACAGACGTGAGCAAGCATGAGCCAAATTATCGTTCTTTATACTGGTCTTATCTGTATTTTGACCGGGGGCTATACCTGCCTACAGATGACATTCAAATTTTTGGATTTGCTCAGAGAAGAGATGGTAAGGCTATAGAGCAAGTGAAAATTCAAATTGAAAATAATGACGGTAGACTAATAGAGGAAAAAGAAGTAACTTTATCGGATATAGGTACGTATCAAACGGAATTTCACTTGGATAACTATTTGAAAAGCTATGTGTACGTGATCGTATTAATGGATAATCAAGAAATAAAAAGACAATATTTACGCATAGCAGACTTTAAAAAGCCAGTAATCCGCCTTAGTACCCATTTGGATAAAGATTATATCATGATGGGTGATACCGTTAAGTATACAGCTGACGCAACATTCTATGAAGGAACACCGGCTGCCCATGCAGACATTCAACTAAGAGGCAGAGGCTTTTTTAAAACAAATGAATCCCATGAAACATGTGATGCCAAGGGCCATAAGGAATTAATATTGACGCCTAGTCTCACTACCAGCGATTGGCGACCATCTTATGCTAGAATTAGTACTCAATATGCAGGCCTTGAACAGGTCTATGTTGAAGATTATACAGGGCTGATTGTCTTTCCAAGAGATATCATGGTAGAAGGTGAGGTTAAGAAAAAATCCGATGAATCCATGGCGATTCATGTGGCCATTCATCAGATTAATCTTGATGGTTTTCAAGGAAAAACTTATCAATATGAAGATTATCGAGGGGATAAAATATCAGGGCAACCTGTTTCCATTGATATTGTTGAGACATATTATGAGAAGATTTATCAAGGTAAAGGCTACGATTATATAAGTAAAGTTTCCTATGATGTGTACGATTACAAATGGCACGAAAATACAGTTAAAACAATCACGGGTACAACAGATGATGATGGGCATTTAACAGTCAGTTATGATAAGGTATTACCTGAAAGAGGATATAAGATACTTCTCAACACACAAGATAGTAAGGGGCGTAACATACAGGAAAAGATGTATTATTCCAAAGCTTCTAACCATTATCAAGATTATCACATGAGAGGTTACACATGCCATTTGGATCAAATACGTTACAAAAAGAATCAGCCCATGCAGATGGATATTCGACAAGGATTTGTTCCTATAACAGAAGAAAGAGAACATGATCAAGTACTCTATTTTATCTGTCAAGACGGTATCATGGATTATGGTATAACCGATAAAACAACCACCACAATCCCTTACCATAGCAAATATGTGCCCAATGCTGAATTACATGCCATCTATTTTGATGGAAACTCCCTTCATCAAGCAGGTCATACAATCATACAGTATGATTACGAAGATGAAGCATTAGCTATACAGATCGAGACAGACAAACAGAACTATAAACCAGGGGATCAAGCAAATGTGACAGTCAAGGTAACAGATAAAGATCAGAAACCTGTTCAAGGGGATGTAAACGTCAACATTGTTGACGAGGCTTTCCTTGCGCTGTATGAAGATACAAGCGATGTCCTCTATAACTTATATAGTTCTGTCTATCGATCAGGCTTATTAGGTGAATACCTAGGTGCATATAATAACACTTATGGTGATGGGGGGCCTGAACGAGGTGGAGAAGGGGAAGCTGATTTTATTCGAAGTGACTTCAAAAATACAGCAGACTTTATAACCATAACCACCAATGCCAAGGGGATAGGTGAAGCATCGTTTACCATACCAGATAATTTAACCAGCTGGCGTATTACGTGTACGGCTATGGATAAGCAGTTGAGAGCCGGTAAAGAGAAATATAATATTACGACCACACTACCATTTTTTGTATCGTCTATTATCAATAATCACTATCTAAAAGGTGACGTTATAGAAGCTACAGTAAAAACAGCAGGTGCTCATGTAACCCAAGAGAACGAAGTGACATTTACAGCCATTGTTAAGAATGAAAAGGGAGAATCCAATAAGGTAGTCACCACAGGAAAAGGTTATCAATACGTAAATCTACCCATAGGTGAGCTGCCAGTGGGTCAATATACCATCACCATCATCGGTGAATCTGGCGCTTACAAAGACGGTGAATCCTATGAGGTTGATGTTGTGGAGAGCTTCCATTATTTTGATATGACTTTGGAAGAGGATTTAACAAAGGATATGCAGATTGTTAGTAATGGGCAAGATGTACAACTTAGGTTTTTTAATGAAGACGTGTATAAGCATTATAGTGGGCTTATGTCTATTTACAATAGAGGCAGTAACCATAGAAATGATATGAAAGTAATTGCCCATGCTGCTGGTGAAACCTTGAATAAATTGTATTCGTGTGACCTGACATTAGCTAAGGAACCTGATGATATCATGAGGCATTCTGGTCTATACGGTGGGTTCGATTATGGTGAAGCAAGTGCAGTGACCACTGCTGAATTAGTATCCATAGGATACGTAGAGAATAAAGAACGTCAGATTAAGGGGTTAATGAAAGCTGCTATGAATGAGAAAGCAACAACAGAAGAAAATGCAGCTGCTTTATGGGGGCTTACCCTATTAGGTGAACCCATTCTATTTGATGTAATCGAAATGTATGAGCTATATCAAGATAAACCCATTACCCTAGAGTCCTTATACCTTATGCATGCATTACTGGATATTGGAGAAATGGAGAAGGGCAGAAATATCTATGATAAAGCGAAGAAACAATTAAAAAAACAGGGTGATGTATTGTACATGGATGGTGAGAAATATAAAGTAAAGTTTACAGCTATGATGATGATAGGGGCATTAAAACTTGATCATATGGAGGATGCAGAAGCCATGTATCTTTACTTAAAAGGCACACAAGATGTATTTTACCCAACCCTTGCTGAAAGACTATACTACTTACAGCATACCATCCCAAAATCCACAACAGTGGCGTTCACTTATGTTATTGCAGGTGAAGAAGAGACCATTACCATGGACTATCATGATTATTATGAATTAAACCTAACCCCAGAGGATGCATCCCTTATCAAGTTCTTCGATATTCAAGGGAAAATCAAAGTAGAAAAATCCTTTACAGGTCAGGTGAAAGATATTGATAAAACAGACCGTTATAGCATAACACGTTGGTACACCAAGGAAACATCAGGCGAAGAGATACAACAAGGAGAAATCATGACAGTGCATATAAAAGTGGAAGTCCATGATCCGTATCTAAAATATTTTAACATAGAAGATATGTTACCAGCAGGGTTTACTTATTTAGGACATTCCACCATTAAGCCCTATGGATATGTTTGGATAGAGGATGAAGTGCATCGTACTCATATACATGTCTATTCCCATAGTGGCGACACAGAAGATACGGGATTAAGCAGTTTTGAAATCACATATAAGGCGAAAGCGATTCTGGCAGGAGAATATACAGCAGAACCCGTGGTAATTCGAGATAATGATTATAATGAGGCATCTTATAGTGAGCCCAATAGGGTTAAGGTATACTAA
- a CDS encoding heme NO-binding domain-containing protein — protein MKGTVVSTWIKTCRKQYSDSVVNEALEVAGFNANTTFSPLEDVEDNRVYKLFSTIASKVNVDEAKLWRYIGKDNIVTFQQDYPGFFNHETLYHFLKSMNDVHSIVMKRFKGAKPPTLDLVPISSREAVFTYRSDRGMFEYFRGLLEGAASYFKEEINIQVLEQKDGELKLKLTFQKDIQYKKSFFMNKLFSFGFIKNVHVKISILTAVLVAIYMDVLFAFTDVDNSRALTAAALFGGSLICVYFASKILYRPYKEVIKEINNFSQRDYSVLAKIETRDQFEEIFDAINTYKTNIRKDFVGFKGMVDEMNTFSKSLSNIAFNMSNTSDEISDVVEQLATAAASQAEETESSIYTLNDNVNQINNLASEEQTNKGELESSVSKIENSYQEVKVTATEINKLLESFKQVQENGVNLKTKAEQITEIVAMVSSISGQTNLLALNASIEAARAGEAGKGFAVVADEVRNLSEETNDAVDKIKHNLSEFVLEIQRLVEDVDSQYKILVTENNSLGKAVSASSSANSNISTVADKMIETSRKLENESEAMTNVFQNIESLAAIAEENSASAQQVSANVTDYTVQIKNITDSISSFKNITTEFKEEISKYKI, from the coding sequence ATGAAGGGAACAGTCGTATCCACGTGGATTAAAACTTGTAGAAAGCAGTATTCAGATAGTGTCGTTAACGAAGCCCTAGAGGTTGCTGGATTTAATGCTAATACGACATTTTCGCCTTTAGAAGATGTTGAAGACAATAGAGTGTATAAACTATTTTCAACCATTGCATCTAAAGTGAATGTGGATGAAGCGAAGCTTTGGCGCTATATTGGAAAGGATAATATTGTGACGTTTCAACAAGATTATCCAGGGTTTTTTAATCATGAAACCTTGTATCATTTTCTAAAATCCATGAATGATGTACATAGTATTGTCATGAAAAGATTTAAAGGCGCTAAGCCACCAACATTAGACCTAGTACCCATATCATCTCGCGAAGCAGTATTTACCTATCGGTCTGATCGAGGCATGTTTGAATACTTTAGAGGCCTGTTAGAAGGAGCAGCAAGCTATTTTAAAGAAGAAATAAATATTCAAGTTCTGGAGCAAAAAGACGGTGAACTTAAGTTAAAATTAACTTTCCAAAAGGATATTCAATATAAAAAATCCTTCTTCATGAACAAATTATTTTCATTTGGTTTTATTAAAAATGTACATGTGAAAATATCCATCTTAACAGCCGTTCTTGTAGCCATCTATATGGATGTGTTGTTTGCATTCACAGATGTTGATAATTCACGTGCTCTAACAGCAGCAGCTTTATTTGGCGGCAGCTTAATCTGTGTTTACTTTGCCTCTAAGATTCTCTACCGTCCTTACAAAGAAGTCATCAAAGAAATTAATAACTTTAGTCAGCGGGATTACAGTGTCTTAGCGAAAATTGAAACCCGTGACCAGTTTGAAGAAATTTTTGACGCCATTAATACCTATAAAACCAATATAAGGAAAGATTTTGTTGGATTCAAAGGCATGGTGGATGAAATGAACACCTTCAGTAAGAGTTTATCCAACATAGCCTTTAACATGAGCAATACATCCGATGAGATATCCGATGTGGTGGAACAGTTGGCAACTGCAGCAGCCAGTCAAGCGGAAGAGACAGAGAGTTCTATCTATACATTAAATGATAATGTGAATCAGATTAATAACTTAGCCAGTGAAGAACAAACCAATAAAGGTGAATTAGAATCATCTGTCAGCAAAATAGAGAACAGTTACCAAGAGGTAAAAGTCACCGCAACAGAGATTAATAAGTTATTAGAGAGCTTCAAACAAGTACAGGAAAATGGTGTGAACCTGAAAACAAAAGCAGAACAAATCACAGAGATCGTTGCCATGGTATCCTCTATTTCAGGACAAACCAATCTATTAGCCTTGAATGCATCCATTGAAGCAGCTCGAGCAGGTGAAGCCGGTAAAGGTTTTGCGGTGGTAGCCGATGAAGTGAGAAATCTATCAGAAGAAACCAATGATGCAGTAGATAAGATAAAACACAATCTGAGTGAATTCGTACTTGAAATTCAGCGTCTTGTAGAAGATGTGGATAGCCAGTACAAGATTTTGGTAACTGAAAACAACAGTTTAGGAAAAGCCGTGTCAGCATCAAGTTCAGCTAACAGCAATATCAGTACCGTAGCCGATAAGATGATTGAAACGTCAAGAAAGCTGGAAAATGAATCAGAAGCCATGACCAATGTCTTCCAGAACATTGAATCACTAGCAGCCATTGCAGAAGAAAATTCAGCATCTGCACAGCAGGTTAGTGCCAATGTAACAGATTATACTGTTCAGATTAAGAACATTACCGATAGTATCTCATCTTTTAAGAATATAACGACAGAATTTAAAGAAGAAATCTCTAAATATAAGATTTAG